The proteins below come from a single Acidimicrobiia bacterium genomic window:
- a CDS encoding helix-turn-helix domain-containing protein yields MSVGPPSGERRAYDNSLRRERAAQTRERIVAAGAELVHESSIRDWHGVTIRAVADRAGVNERTVYRHFANERALRDAVMHRLEQEVGIDLSELSLDDFAGAAARLFRFVASHRHEERIPLDATLIEANRRQHDALLAAVKAHADRWPSSDRTVAAAMLDVLWAIGNYERLVNDWQLDGEDAIRGIAWVIGLVEEAVREGRRPPRKVRG; encoded by the coding sequence GTGAGCGTAGGTCCGCCTTCGGGTGAGCGCCGCGCGTACGACAACTCGTTGCGGCGCGAGCGCGCGGCGCAGACGCGCGAGCGGATCGTCGCGGCCGGTGCCGAGTTGGTGCACGAGTCGTCGATCCGCGACTGGCACGGCGTGACGATCCGCGCCGTCGCCGACCGTGCGGGTGTGAACGAGCGCACCGTCTATCGCCACTTCGCGAATGAGCGCGCCCTGCGCGACGCGGTGATGCACCGGCTCGAGCAGGAGGTGGGCATCGACCTCAGCGAGCTGAGCCTCGACGACTTCGCCGGCGCGGCGGCGCGCCTCTTCCGCTTCGTCGCGTCGCACCGGCACGAGGAGCGGATCCCGCTCGACGCGACCCTCATCGAGGCGAACCGCCGTCAGCACGACGCGTTGCTGGCTGCGGTGAAGGCGCACGCGGATCGGTGGCCGTCGTCGGATCGCACGGTCGCAGCCGCGATGCTCGACGTGCTCTGGGCGATCGGCAACTACGAGCGACTCGTCAACGACTGGCAGCTCGACGGTGAGGACGCGATCCGCGGCATCGCTTGGGTGATCGGTCTCGTCGAAGAAGCCGTGCGCGAGGGCCGCCGGCCTCCGAGAAAGGTGCGGGGATGA